A window of the Lactuca sativa cultivar Salinas chromosome 5, Lsat_Salinas_v11, whole genome shotgun sequence genome harbors these coding sequences:
- the LOC111891592 gene encoding uncharacterized protein LOC111891592 isoform X1: MFQLSQLEHTLRLKPDLLSLPINEAIKGELEALFLDKIIKDLGLCISVYDIQSIDGGFIFANEGAPTYTVKFRLIIFQPFVGEIISAKLKESNADGIRLSVGFFDDIYIPAFLLPSPISAEPDSENKNQVKWIWKYDGAEYLIDGYDEIRFRVHKVKFPEIPKEQKDSKPFAPMVVIGSLVCEAGLGPISWWV, from the exons ATGTTCCAATTAAGCCAATTGGAGCATACATTGCGACTGAAACCTGATCTTTTGAGCCTTCCTATCAATGAAGCTATTAAGGGAGAGCTCGAGGCTCTTTTCTTAGATAAG ATAATCAAAGATTTGGGACTTTGCATATCTGTTTATGATATCCAGTCAATCGATGGTGGTTTTATCTTTGCCAATGAGGGTGCTCCAACCTACACA GTGAAATTCAGGCTGATAATCTTTCAACCCTTTGTAGGAGAAATTATATCTGCAAAACTTAAAGAATCTAACGCTGATGGTATACGCT TATCAGTTGGATTTTTTGATGATATATACATACCAGCGTTCCTACTGCCAAGTCCTATCAGTGCTGAACCTGACTCAGAAAACAA GAACCAAGTTAAATGGATATGGAAATATGATGGTGCTGAATATCTTATAGATGGATATGATGAG ATTAGGTTTCGAGTTCATAAGGTTAAGTTTCCTGAAATCCCAAAAGAGCAAAAAGATTCAAAGCCATTTGCACCTATGGTGGTCATT GGGTCGCTTGTGTGTGAAGCGGGTTTGGGGCCCATTTCGTGGTGGGTCTAG
- the LOC111891592 gene encoding uncharacterized protein LOC111891592 isoform X2, which yields MFQLSQLEHTLRLKPDLLSLPINEAIKGELEALFLDKIIKDLGLCISVYDIQSIDGGFIFANEGAPTYTVKFRLIIFQPFVGEIISAKLKESNADVSVGFFDDIYIPAFLLPSPISAEPDSENKNQVKWIWKYDGAEYLIDGYDEIRFRVHKVKFPEIPKEQKDSKPFAPMVVIGSLVCEAGLGPISWWV from the exons ATGTTCCAATTAAGCCAATTGGAGCATACATTGCGACTGAAACCTGATCTTTTGAGCCTTCCTATCAATGAAGCTATTAAGGGAGAGCTCGAGGCTCTTTTCTTAGATAAG ATAATCAAAGATTTGGGACTTTGCATATCTGTTTATGATATCCAGTCAATCGATGGTGGTTTTATCTTTGCCAATGAGGGTGCTCCAACCTACACA GTGAAATTCAGGCTGATAATCTTTCAACCCTTTGTAGGAGAAATTATATCTGCAAAACTTAAAGAATCTAACGCTGATG TATCAGTTGGATTTTTTGATGATATATACATACCAGCGTTCCTACTGCCAAGTCCTATCAGTGCTGAACCTGACTCAGAAAACAA GAACCAAGTTAAATGGATATGGAAATATGATGGTGCTGAATATCTTATAGATGGATATGATGAG ATTAGGTTTCGAGTTCATAAGGTTAAGTTTCCTGAAATCCCAAAAGAGCAAAAAGATTCAAAGCCATTTGCACCTATGGTGGTCATT GGGTCGCTTGTGTGTGAAGCGGGTTTGGGGCCCATTTCGTGGTGGGTCTAG
- the LOC111891586 gene encoding uncharacterized protein LOC111891586, translating to MAEFDGHTKDLYDQQTGTRISSSSSRSTSTTSIHVTALDGLVNVNSLFTIAVFVGLSLTTPGQRSLENRSACDADISVAKKLLVFEVVSFSFFLFSSLVAQGLKLAINLLNSKDADEAFRAHINLKALRFGMLGSAVGSVMGCLFLMLSMVNVIEIRLGMLSCGSRSTVNAVASMIVLVTSALLVYISTAVYAFLH from the exons ATGGCAGA ATTTGATGGCCACACAAAAGATCTCTACGATCAACAAACCGGTACGAGGatctcatcatcatcttcacGATCAACATCAACAACGAGCATTCACGTAACCGCACTCGATGGGCTCGTAAACGTGAACTCTCTGTTCACAATCGCAGTGTTCGTCGGACTTTCTCTCACCACTCCCGGCCAACGCAGCCTTGAGAACCGATCCGCCTGCGACGCCGACATCTCCGTCGCCAAGAAGCTTCTGGTATTCGAGGTTGTATCGTTTAGTTTCTTCCTCTTCTCGTCTCTCGTCGCTCAAGGTCTTAAACTCGCCATCAATCTGCTGAATAGCAAGGATGCTGATGAGGCGTTTAGAGCACACATTAATCTGAAAGCGTTGAGGTTTGGGATGCTTGGATCGGCTGTTGGATCAGTGATGGGGTGTTTGTTCTTGATGCTATCGATGGTGAATGTGATCGAGATTCGACTGGGGATGTTGTCTTGTGGGAGTCGATCCACTGTTAATGCAGTTGCTTCCATGATTGTACTGGTCACTTCTGCTCTTTTGGTTTATATTTCAACTGCTGTTTATGCTTTTCTGCATTGA